In a genomic window of Occallatibacter riparius:
- a CDS encoding fimbrial assembly protein, whose translation MRITVNLATKPFADLGPILRRLRMAMGALAIVALALGIALHFLHSQAEAARARAHSLDGSIARINQERQQAQVMMQQPDNAAVLNQVASLNRLIDTKAFSWTLAMEDLESVLPGGVQVTTLEPIVDKKDGHITVRMRVIGARDKAVELVQNLEHSRHFLQPRITGESAESAGNGQQQLEPVSLSNRVNFDLLADYNAAASAEHKTEPKKKDSEQSEQTPAPTAAATPRTGSPGRQRTPYTGPPPTGRPAPRHTPGGPQ comes from the coding sequence ATGCGAATAACAGTCAACCTCGCCACCAAGCCATTTGCCGACCTCGGCCCTATCCTCCGGCGCCTGCGCATGGCCATGGGTGCACTCGCCATCGTTGCCCTCGCGCTCGGCATCGCTCTGCACTTCCTGCACAGCCAGGCCGAAGCAGCCCGCGCCCGCGCCCATTCGCTCGACGGTTCCATCGCCAGGATTAATCAGGAGCGTCAGCAGGCGCAGGTCATGATGCAGCAGCCTGACAATGCCGCCGTGCTCAACCAGGTCGCCTCGCTCAACCGCCTGATCGATACCAAGGCGTTCTCCTGGACCCTCGCCATGGAAGACCTCGAGTCCGTTCTTCCCGGCGGCGTGCAGGTCACCACGCTCGAGCCCATCGTCGACAAGAAAGACGGACACATCACCGTCCGCATGCGCGTCATCGGAGCGCGTGACAAGGCAGTGGAACTGGTGCAGAACCTCGAGCACTCCCGTCACTTCCTCCAGCCGCGCATCACGGGTGAAAGCGCTGAGAGCGCCGGCAACGGACAGCAGCAGCTCGAACCGGTCAGCCTCAGCAACCGTGTCAACTTCGACCTTCTTGCCGACTACAACGCCGCAGCTTCGGCCGAGCACAAGACGGAACCGAAAAAGAAAGACTCCGAGCAGTCCGAGCAAACGCCTGCGCCCACCGCGGCCGCAACGCCGCGCACCGGATCACCTGGCCGCCAGCGCACTCCTTATACCGGTCCACCGCCTACCGGCCGACCCGCTCCCCGGCACACTCCCGGAGGCCCCCAATGA
- a CDS encoding type IV pilus biogenesis protein PilM — MALLSKKFTFNTAPAAARPHTAVELTPEGALAAAIPNGGTTPVYAFAPLRPGALSPGISGTNVMAHDAVVETLRSAIDQVSPRNHNVTLIVPDTAARVFVLDFDTLPPKAPEVVYPVLRFRLRKMVPFEVEHAALSYQILSQDPGGGEGAVKVLVTIMPKTNLAEYESCVQAAGYEPGVVLLSSLASLAALTDPSPALAANLSSTALTTSITSGDDLLLYRTLELPADNATRVSDVQRNIAVAAAYYEDKVGSAPRELHYAGAVPAQEFARAISDTGLNVIETTPTPTTGAVTTLGPIGFAGVSGALAGVA; from the coding sequence GTGGCTCTGCTCTCGAAGAAATTCACGTTCAACACGGCGCCCGCGGCGGCCCGCCCGCACACGGCGGTGGAACTCACGCCGGAGGGCGCATTGGCTGCCGCCATTCCTAACGGCGGCACGACGCCCGTCTACGCATTCGCTCCGTTGCGGCCCGGTGCTCTCTCGCCCGGCATCAGCGGTACCAATGTCATGGCCCACGATGCTGTCGTCGAAACCCTGCGTAGCGCAATCGATCAAGTGTCGCCACGCAACCACAACGTCACCCTCATCGTGCCTGACACCGCGGCCCGCGTCTTCGTCCTCGACTTCGACACCCTGCCTCCCAAGGCCCCCGAGGTGGTCTATCCCGTGCTGCGCTTCCGTCTCCGCAAGATGGTTCCGTTTGAAGTGGAGCATGCCGCGCTCAGCTACCAGATCCTCTCGCAGGACCCCGGGGGCGGCGAGGGCGCCGTCAAGGTTCTCGTCACCATCATGCCCAAAACCAACCTGGCCGAATACGAGTCGTGCGTACAGGCCGCTGGATACGAGCCCGGCGTAGTGCTGCTCTCGAGCCTGGCCTCCCTCGCCGCGCTCACTGATCCCTCCCCCGCACTCGCCGCGAATCTCAGCAGCACGGCGCTCACCACCTCCATCACCAGCGGCGACGACCTGCTGCTTTACCGCACGCTAGAGCTTCCCGCGGACAATGCCACGCGCGTCTCTGACGTGCAGCGCAACATCGCGGTGGCTGCCGCATATTATGAAGACAAAGTTGGCAGCGCGCCCCGCGAATTGCATTACGCTGGAGCCGTTCCCGCCCAGGAGTTCGCGCGCGCCATCAGCGACACCGGCCTCAATGTCATCGAAACCACGCCCACGCCAACAACAGGCGCCGTCACCACGCTCGGCCCCATCGGATTCGCCGGAGTCTCCGGCGCGCTTGCGGGGGTAGCCTGA
- a CDS encoding GspE/PulE family protein: MAETTVLAIPLPAGVDERANAEALAKRYRAEFVDLKNFKIQHDLLRTVPVELMFRYNFVPIEQQGDALVIAVSDPSQLMILDEIAGLLGHRIIARVATLSQINEVLKKTEQSQRVLEEASEGLTFDVVSGEDNSDENISIEKLTREEDISPIIRLVDTTIFTALERRASDIHIETLDDSVIVKYRIDGVLQMAMAPIAREHHTTILSRIKIMSELDIAERRVPQDGRFRVRYKGRLIDFRVSIMPTVHGENAVLRVLDKESMSEKFRNLTLEVVGFAESDLRRFRRYIREPYGMVLVTGPTGSGKTTTLYAALNEIKSDEDKIITIEDPVEYQIRGITQIPVNEKKGLTFARGLRSILRHDPDKILVGEIRDQETAQIAINSALTGHLVFTTVHANNVVDVLGRFLNMGVEAYNFVSALNCILAQRLVRTICEYCPRTVKYDEETLLAAGLDPIEWRDFEFREGSGCMECGGTGYRGRTAIHELLDLTDPIRELILDKKPTSEIRKLAQKEGMTFLRESAIDRVRNGITTLKEINKVTFIEASR; this comes from the coding sequence ATGGCTGAAACGACTGTACTCGCAATCCCGCTCCCCGCCGGCGTTGACGAGCGCGCCAACGCCGAAGCGCTCGCCAAGCGCTATCGTGCCGAGTTCGTCGACCTCAAGAACTTCAAAATCCAGCACGATCTGCTGCGCACAGTTCCGGTGGAACTCATGTTCCGCTACAACTTCGTTCCCATCGAGCAGCAGGGCGACGCGCTGGTGATCGCCGTCAGCGACCCATCGCAGTTGATGATCCTCGACGAGATCGCAGGCTTGCTCGGCCATCGCATCATCGCCCGTGTCGCCACGCTCTCGCAGATCAACGAAGTCCTCAAGAAGACCGAGCAATCGCAGCGCGTCCTCGAAGAAGCCAGCGAAGGCTTGACCTTCGACGTCGTCAGCGGCGAAGACAATTCCGACGAGAACATCTCGATCGAGAAGCTCACGCGCGAAGAAGACATCAGCCCCATCATTCGCCTGGTCGACACCACCATCTTCACCGCGCTCGAGCGCCGCGCATCCGACATTCATATCGAAACGCTCGACGATTCCGTCATCGTCAAGTACCGCATCGACGGCGTACTGCAGATGGCCATGGCGCCCATCGCACGCGAGCACCACACCACCATCCTTTCGCGTATCAAAATTATGTCGGAGCTCGACATTGCCGAGCGCCGCGTCCCGCAGGACGGCCGTTTCCGCGTGCGCTACAAGGGGCGCCTCATCGACTTCCGCGTCTCCATCATGCCCACCGTGCATGGCGAAAACGCCGTGCTTCGCGTGCTCGATAAAGAATCCATGTCGGAGAAATTCCGCAATCTCACTCTCGAGGTTGTGGGCTTTGCTGAAAGCGACCTGCGCCGCTTCCGCCGCTATATCCGCGAGCCCTACGGCATGGTGCTGGTCACCGGCCCCACCGGCTCCGGCAAGACCACCACGCTCTACGCCGCGCTCAATGAGATCAAGTCCGACGAAGACAAGATCATCACTATTGAGGATCCCGTCGAATACCAGATCCGCGGCATCACCCAAATCCCGGTAAACGAGAAGAAGGGCCTCACCTTCGCGCGCGGACTGCGCTCTATCCTGCGCCACGACCCCGACAAGATCCTCGTCGGCGAAATCCGCGACCAGGAAACCGCGCAGATCGCCATCAACTCGGCGCTCACCGGCCACCTGGTCTTCACCACCGTTCACGCCAACAACGTGGTCGACGTGCTCGGTCGCTTCCTCAACATGGGCGTCGAGGCATACAACTTCGTCTCCGCGCTCAACTGCATCCTTGCGCAGCGGTTGGTCCGCACCATCTGCGAGTATTGCCCGCGCACTGTGAAATACGACGAAGAAACGCTCCTCGCCGCCGGCCTCGATCCCATCGAGTGGCGCGACTTCGAGTTTCGCGAGGGCTCCGGCTGCATGGAGTGCGGCGGCACCGGCTATCGCGGACGAACCGCCATCCACGAGTTGCTCGACCTCACCGATCCGATCCGCGAGCTTATCCTCGACAAGAAGCCCACATCGGAGATTCGCAAGCTAGCGCAGAAAGAAGGCATGACCTTCCTGCGCGAATCCGCCATTGACCGCGTACGCAACGGCATCACGACACTCAAGGAAATCAACAAGGTTACATTCATCGAGGCTTCAAGATAG
- a CDS encoding type II secretion system F family protein: MAEFVIRLADERGRVSEQVQTAASAEELRLRFSHAGYHVFSVKARGGRGLFSKRKVKLEPFLIFNQQFLTLIRAGLPILGSLQMLGKIQKNAHFAGQLEDVSNRVKTGEALSGAFEAQSGFPLMYTTTLLAGERSGNLQEVLERYVNFQRVTLTFRKKLITSLIYPSVLVALVIGLMTFMFTFVIPKFAELFEQLGSKLPTLTLYLLNFGKWLQHSILYIIIVALAVAFGLWRFALTDRGRDIIDVIRVRMPVLGKIWLKYQVALFARTLSTLLTGGLPLVPSLETAAKSISSRRVSKAVMNSIVTVREGKSLADSLQRTTVFPGLATEMIQVGEQTGALPQMLNSVAEFFEEDVATALTAALALIEPIILIFMGLVVVIILISLYLPIFSMGQAPTGQ; encoded by the coding sequence ATGGCAGAGTTCGTCATCAGGCTGGCCGATGAACGCGGCCGCGTATCGGAGCAGGTGCAGACCGCCGCATCTGCCGAGGAGTTGCGTTTGCGCTTCTCCCACGCCGGCTATCACGTCTTTTCCGTCAAGGCCCGTGGCGGCCGCGGCCTCTTCTCCAAGCGCAAGGTCAAGCTCGAGCCATTCCTGATCTTCAACCAGCAATTCCTCACGCTCATCCGCGCCGGCCTGCCCATCCTGGGCTCGCTCCAGATGCTCGGCAAGATCCAGAAGAACGCCCACTTCGCCGGCCAGCTTGAAGACGTCTCCAACCGCGTCAAAACCGGTGAAGCCCTCTCCGGCGCCTTCGAAGCGCAGAGCGGATTCCCGCTCATGTACACCACCACCCTGCTTGCAGGCGAGCGTTCCGGCAACCTGCAGGAGGTTCTCGAGCGCTATGTCAACTTCCAGCGCGTCACGCTCACGTTCCGCAAGAAGCTGATCACATCGCTGATCTACCCCAGCGTGCTCGTCGCTCTCGTCATCGGACTGATGACGTTCATGTTCACGTTCGTCATTCCCAAATTCGCTGAGCTCTTCGAACAGCTCGGCAGCAAGCTCCCCACGCTTACGCTCTACCTGCTGAACTTCGGCAAATGGCTCCAGCACAGCATTCTGTACATCATCATCGTGGCGCTCGCCGTGGCCTTCGGACTCTGGCGATTTGCGCTCACTGACCGCGGCCGCGACATCATCGACGTCATACGCGTGAGGATGCCGGTCCTCGGCAAGATCTGGCTCAAGTACCAGGTCGCCTTGTTCGCCCGCACACTCTCCACACTGCTCACCGGCGGCCTGCCGCTCGTGCCTTCGCTTGAGACTGCCGCCAAGTCCATCTCTTCGCGCCGCGTGTCAAAAGCGGTAATGAACTCCATCGTTACGGTTCGCGAAGGCAAGTCGCTGGCCGACTCGCTTCAGCGCACAACCGTCTTCCCCGGCCTCGCCACCGAGATGATCCAGGTAGGCGAGCAGACCGGCGCGCTGCCGCAGATGCTCAACTCCGTCGCCGAATTCTTCGAAGAAGACGTAGCTACGGCCCTCACAGCCGCACTTGCATTGATCGAGCCCATCATCCTCATCTTCATGGGCCTTGTGGTCGTCATCATCCTTATCTCTCTTTACCTGCCTATCTTTTCGATGGGCCAGGCCCCCACGGGCCAGTAA
- a CDS encoding riboflavin synthase codes for MFTGIVEQTGTLISLENRGGVSRITVEAPGLAARLREGDSLAVSGVCLTALDVDPVYFHADLAHETLDKTSLGALQPGSKVNLELPTAAGSPLGGHVVQGHVDGTGSITALDPIVSRDDPAFDIQTTDWTLKVSVPENIRKWMVSKGSVAIEGISLTIAGVNEDGSEISIAILPLTYWRTNLHSLAIGAPVNLEADVLVKLAWQQLQDQQKPAFDLTESWLVANGY; via the coding sequence ATGTTCACCGGCATCGTCGAGCAGACAGGCACCCTCATCAGCCTTGAGAACCGCGGCGGCGTCAGCCGCATCACCGTCGAAGCCCCGGGCCTGGCCGCCCGCCTCCGTGAAGGCGATTCGCTGGCCGTCTCCGGCGTCTGCCTCACCGCCCTCGACGTCGACCCCGTCTACTTCCACGCCGACCTCGCTCACGAAACCTTGGACAAAACCTCGCTCGGTGCGCTCCAGCCAGGCTCCAAGGTGAATCTCGAACTGCCCACCGCCGCCGGAAGTCCTCTCGGCGGCCACGTCGTCCAAGGCCACGTCGACGGCACCGGCTCCATCACCGCCCTCGATCCCATCGTCTCCCGCGACGACCCTGCCTTCGACATCCAGACCACCGACTGGACCCTTAAAGTTTCAGTTCCGGAAAACATTCGCAAGTGGATGGTTTCAAAGGGATCTGTAGCCATCGAAGGCATCTCCCTTACCATCGCCGGAGTGAACGAAGACGGCTCCGAGATCTCCATCGCCATCCTACCCCTCACCTATTGGCGGACCAACCTCCACTCCCTCGCGATTGGCGCCCCGGTAAACCTCGAAGCCGACGTCCTCGTTAAGCTCGCCTGGCAGCAGCTTCAGGACCAGCAAAAGCCCGCCTTCGACCTCACCGAATCCTGGCTCGTCGCCAACGGCTACTAG
- a CDS encoding STAS domain-containing protein, producing the protein MATQAPPISLTVETERKPECIIVHLRGRLVSGVCSFLYNKVHCLIPDTKHIILDFTELEWVDSMGLGTLVRLYVASKSAGVKLQLINLGPKVKELLGLTNLLGIFAEMGEKGFTHF; encoded by the coding sequence ATGGCCACGCAAGCACCCCCTATCTCGCTTACTGTCGAGACTGAACGTAAACCCGAATGCATCATCGTCCACCTTCGTGGCCGCCTGGTCTCCGGTGTCTGCAGCTTCCTCTACAACAAGGTCCACTGCCTTATCCCCGACACCAAACACATCATCCTCGACTTCACCGAGCTCGAGTGGGTCGACAGCATGGGCCTTGGCACGCTCGTCCGCCTCTACGTCGCCTCAAAGTCGGCCGGCGTTAAGCTCCAGCTCATCAATCTCGGCCCCAAGGTTAAGGAGCTCCTAGGCCTCACCAATCTCCTGGGCATCTTCGCCGAAATGGGCGAGAAGGGCTTCACGCACTTTTGA
- a CDS encoding DUF72 domain-containing protein codes for MTPRIGTAGWTLPAKPSAEGSHLHHYAQTLNCVEINTTFYRPHRPATFARWAAETPPDFRFSVKAPKTITHEAKLRDPEPLLRAFLDQIGPIRPKLGPILFQLPPSLALDSALAADFLATVRELYPGDVALEPRHATWFSAESDTLLRLQAIARVAADPAKASEHAFDPGGDPNLAYYRLHGSPRTYYSSYDDAFLSTLAARIAPHRNAWVIFDNTAHGHAYPNALRLQQNLQGFQRP; via the coding sequence ATGACACCCCGCATCGGCACCGCCGGTTGGACCCTCCCCGCAAAACCCAGCGCAGAAGGCTCGCACCTGCACCACTATGCCCAGACCCTCAACTGCGTCGAAATCAACACTACCTTCTATCGCCCGCACCGCCCCGCCACCTTCGCTCGGTGGGCAGCCGAAACACCGCCGGATTTCCGCTTCTCCGTCAAAGCACCAAAAACGATCACCCACGAAGCCAAACTGCGCGATCCCGAACCGCTGCTCCGCGCCTTCCTCGATCAAATCGGTCCCATACGCCCGAAGCTCGGCCCCATCCTCTTCCAACTCCCGCCGTCGCTCGCATTGGATTCGGCCCTGGCCGCCGACTTCCTCGCAACCGTGCGCGAACTGTACCCCGGAGATGTCGCTCTCGAACCCCGTCACGCCACCTGGTTCTCCGCCGAATCAGATACCCTGCTGCGCCTGCAGGCCATCGCCCGTGTCGCCGCCGATCCCGCCAAAGCTTCCGAGCACGCCTTCGATCCCGGAGGCGACCCCAACCTTGCCTACTACCGCCTGCACGGCTCGCCCCGCACTTATTACTCCAGCTACGACGACGCGTTTCTCTCGACACTTGCCGCTCGCATCGCTCCCCACCGAAACGCCTGGGTCATCTTCGACAACACCGCCCACGGCCACGCCTACCCCAACGCCCTCCGCCTCCAGCAAAACCTACAGGGCTTTCAGCGACCCTGA
- a CDS encoding alkaline phosphatase family protein: MTLTANTTVTASFTAVPPPTYQLTVQDAGSGSGTITSAPSGINCGSTCTATFNSGTAVTLTASAGTGSSFGGWTGACSGSGNCTVTIDADTTVGATFNISSNSNGIDVINHIVLVTQENRSLDNYLGALRQYWRDNGYADISFDGLAQFNPTTGEAPLEGPAPSVPGCNPNNPPPADCSFDPTHPITSFHLKTMCTENTSPSWNEAHVDWSYEDQVGRYPATNDGFGWVTGHDSRAEGFYDTDGIRVMGYYDAGDLNFLYFMASNFSTSDRWFHPVMSRTNINREYMIAATSQGYAYPNGTNSRDQALLTAKTIYQELTDAGVSWKIYVNPQNSKCSQPYQASCLMTLSYLQNFSYSQTVISQYPQNIAPISQYYTDLQNNTLPQVVVLEPASMDGDDEHGSDSDSMPTNIQRGEAYAESLINALMTSSAWNSSALFMTYDENGGLYDHVPPQPAVSPDGIKPVDLQPGDVCTKVSGPTCDFTYTGYRVPLVVISPFAKKHYVSHTVADYTAMLKFIETRFNLAPLTKRDAAQMDMTEFFDFNNPSWMTPPTPPAQKTNGACYLDHLP, encoded by the coding sequence TTGACCCTCACCGCCAACACCACCGTTACAGCCAGCTTCACCGCAGTTCCGCCGCCCACCTATCAACTCACGGTTCAGGACGCGGGCAGTGGCTCCGGCACCATCACCAGTGCTCCATCCGGTATCAATTGCGGTTCAACCTGCACTGCCACCTTCAACAGCGGAACCGCGGTCACGCTGACCGCCTCCGCCGGCACCGGCTCATCGTTTGGCGGATGGACCGGCGCCTGCTCCGGCAGCGGAAACTGTACCGTCACCATCGACGCCGACACCACCGTCGGCGCCACCTTCAACATCAGCAGCAACAGCAACGGAATCGACGTAATCAACCACATCGTTCTGGTCACGCAGGAGAACCGCTCCCTCGATAACTATCTCGGCGCGCTGCGGCAGTACTGGCGCGACAACGGCTACGCCGACATATCCTTCGACGGATTGGCTCAGTTCAATCCAACGACCGGTGAAGCGCCGCTTGAGGGACCAGCGCCGTCCGTGCCCGGCTGCAATCCGAACAACCCTCCACCGGCCGATTGCAGCTTTGACCCCACGCATCCCATCACGTCGTTTCATCTCAAGACCATGTGCACTGAGAACACCAGCCCGAGCTGGAATGAGGCCCACGTCGACTGGAGCTACGAAGACCAGGTCGGCAGATACCCGGCAACGAACGATGGCTTCGGATGGGTCACCGGTCACGACTCGCGCGCCGAAGGCTTCTACGATACCGACGGCATTCGGGTCATGGGATACTACGATGCCGGCGATCTCAACTTCCTCTACTTCATGGCCTCGAACTTCTCCACGTCCGACCGCTGGTTCCATCCAGTCATGTCGCGCACCAATATCAACCGCGAGTACATGATCGCCGCCACCTCCCAGGGATACGCGTATCCGAACGGAACCAACAGCCGCGATCAGGCGCTGCTGACGGCAAAAACAATCTACCAGGAACTGACCGATGCCGGAGTGAGTTGGAAGATCTATGTCAATCCGCAGAACAGCAAATGCTCGCAGCCCTATCAGGCTTCATGCCTCATGACGCTGAGCTATCTGCAGAACTTCAGCTACTCGCAGACGGTAATCTCGCAATATCCGCAAAACATCGCACCGATTTCGCAGTACTACACCGATCTGCAGAACAACACGCTCCCTCAGGTCGTGGTGCTCGAGCCGGCGTCCATGGATGGAGACGACGAACACGGTTCAGACTCGGACTCCATGCCCACCAACATCCAGCGAGGCGAGGCCTACGCCGAGTCGCTCATCAACGCCCTCATGACCAGCTCGGCTTGGAACAGTTCGGCGCTCTTCATGACCTACGACGAGAACGGTGGCCTCTACGACCACGTTCCCCCGCAACCTGCGGTAAGCCCCGATGGCATCAAGCCCGTCGACCTGCAGCCGGGCGATGTCTGCACCAAGGTCAGCGGCCCCACCTGCGACTTCACCTATACCGGCTACCGGGTGCCGCTGGTCGTCATCTCCCCGTTCGCGAAGAAGCACTACGTTTCGCATACGGTTGCTGACTACACCGCAATGCTCAAGTTCATTGAGACTCGCTTCAACCTCGCTCCACTCACGAAGCGCGATGCGGCGCAAATGGACATGACCGAATTCTTCGACTTCAACAATCCATCGTGGATGACTCCCCCTACGCCGCCCGCCCAGAAGACTAACGGGGCCTGCTACCTGGACCACCTGCCGTAG